From Cecembia calidifontis, one genomic window encodes:
- the rnr gene encoding ribonuclease R, whose product MGRKSNNRGQQGKKKGGKIMDSAQLARKILNFLDNNFGKEFNAKQIIKKLEIRDSLTKGAVEPVMHKLAAAGSISKSPRNYFASIKEPEFIEGEVDYVNPRFAYIRPDAKYDMEEDILVKEADLKHALDGDRVRVMVYPSKGSSGRIEGKVLEIVQRLRDEFVGRVEISPRFAFVVPDFKKMHHDVFVHKGDLKGAEHNQKVVVKITEWREEDKNPTGKIVRVLGKAGEHEVEIHSIMAEFGLPFEYPQEPVAEAEAIPDEIPLEEIKNRRDMREVPTFTIDPVDAKDFDDAISYRKLENGNFEIGVHIADVTHYVKPKTKLEQEAYDRATSVYLVDRTIPMLPERLSNGLCSLRPNEDKLTFSCVFEMDENADVLNYWIGRTVTHSNRRFAYEEAQENIDNQAGDFYQELTLLNELAKKLRKRRFDKGAINFETVEVKFKLDEKGKPLGLMVKERKDIHKLIEEFMLLANRTVAEFIYNRNKGKDTFVYRIHDYPDIEKLETFSNFAKKFGHDIKISEGTKISKVLNQLMDEIVGKPEQNILEQLAIRSMAKAKYTTEPKGHFGLAFKHYTHFTSPIRRYPDMMVHRLLQHYLDGGKSPDPEAWEEKCIHSSEREKRAADSERASIKYKQVEYMSLAEEKDYEGIITGVTEWGVYVEITETKCEGLVKVSEMNDDYYDFDEKNMRLIGSRNKKIITLGDKVMVRVVATDIDRRTIDLEFADNERKQKRRK is encoded by the coding sequence ATGGGAAGAAAATCAAACAACAGAGGCCAACAGGGAAAGAAAAAAGGAGGAAAGATCATGGACTCTGCCCAGTTGGCAAGAAAAATCCTCAACTTTTTGGATAATAATTTTGGCAAGGAATTCAATGCCAAACAGATCATCAAGAAACTAGAAATCAGAGACTCCCTTACCAAAGGGGCTGTGGAACCGGTCATGCACAAACTTGCAGCAGCCGGCTCCATTTCAAAAAGTCCAAGAAACTATTTTGCGTCCATCAAAGAACCTGAATTCATTGAGGGCGAAGTGGATTATGTCAATCCACGATTTGCCTATATCCGTCCTGATGCTAAATATGATATGGAGGAAGATATTTTGGTCAAGGAGGCCGATCTCAAACATGCCCTCGACGGCGATAGAGTAAGGGTCATGGTTTATCCTTCCAAAGGAAGTTCCGGAAGAATAGAGGGGAAAGTCTTAGAAATCGTACAAAGGCTGAGAGATGAATTTGTAGGAAGGGTTGAAATATCTCCAAGGTTCGCCTTCGTGGTCCCGGATTTTAAAAAAATGCACCATGATGTATTTGTCCACAAAGGGGACCTCAAAGGGGCAGAGCACAACCAAAAGGTGGTCGTCAAGATTACTGAATGGAGGGAGGAAGACAAAAACCCTACAGGAAAGATCGTCCGGGTCCTTGGAAAAGCTGGGGAGCATGAAGTAGAAATTCATTCCATTATGGCTGAATTTGGGCTACCATTTGAATATCCCCAGGAACCAGTGGCAGAAGCCGAAGCAATTCCTGATGAAATTCCTCTGGAAGAAATCAAAAACCGCAGGGACATGCGGGAAGTTCCTACTTTTACCATTGACCCGGTTGATGCCAAAGACTTTGATGATGCCATTTCATACAGGAAACTGGAAAACGGTAATTTTGAAATTGGTGTCCATATCGCAGATGTCACCCATTATGTCAAACCCAAAACAAAATTAGAGCAGGAGGCTTATGATAGGGCTACTTCCGTTTACTTAGTGGACAGGACGATTCCCATGCTTCCGGAAAGGTTGAGCAACGGACTTTGTTCCCTAAGGCCCAATGAAGATAAACTTACATTCTCCTGTGTTTTTGAGATGGACGAAAATGCAGATGTCCTTAACTATTGGATCGGCAGGACTGTCACACATTCCAATAGAAGGTTTGCCTATGAAGAAGCCCAGGAAAACATCGACAACCAAGCCGGGGATTTTTATCAGGAACTCACGCTACTCAACGAACTGGCAAAAAAATTAAGAAAAAGGAGATTTGACAAGGGGGCCATCAACTTTGAAACTGTAGAGGTGAAATTCAAATTGGATGAAAAGGGAAAACCTTTAGGCTTAATGGTCAAAGAGAGAAAGGATATCCATAAATTGATCGAAGAATTCATGTTACTTGCCAATAGAACTGTGGCAGAATTCATCTATAATCGAAACAAAGGGAAGGATACTTTTGTATATAGAATTCATGATTATCCGGATATCGAAAAGTTGGAGACCTTCTCCAATTTTGCCAAAAAATTCGGACACGACATTAAAATTTCAGAAGGCACCAAAATTTCAAAAGTTCTGAATCAGTTAATGGATGAGATTGTTGGCAAACCTGAACAAAATATACTCGAACAATTGGCCATCCGGAGCATGGCAAAGGCAAAATATACCACTGAGCCAAAAGGGCACTTTGGCCTTGCATTCAAACATTACACCCACTTTACTTCCCCAATCCGAAGGTATCCTGACATGATGGTACATAGGTTATTGCAGCATTACCTGGATGGCGGAAAATCACCTGACCCAGAGGCCTGGGAAGAAAAATGTATCCATTCTTCTGAAAGGGAGAAGAGGGCCGCTGATTCTGAAAGAGCTTCCATCAAGTACAAACAGGTTGAATACATGTCCCTGGCCGAAGAAAAAGATTACGAGGGCATCATTACGGGTGTGACAGAATGGGGCGTATATGTGGAAATTACAGAAACCAAATGTGAAGGTTTGGTAAAAGTATCGGAGATGAATGATGACTATTACGATTTTGACGAAAAAAATATGCGCCTGATAGGTAGCCGAAATAAAAAAATCATCACTTTGGGTGACAAAGTGATGGTCAGGGTAGTTGCTACAGATATTGACAGAAGAACCATAGACTTGGAATTTGCAGATAATGAGCGAAAACAAAAACGACGTAAATAA
- the lysM gene encoding peptidoglycan-binding protein LysM: MGIFSFIKGAGEKIFGKKEKEAPKEEIPTIRAAALLEHVKSLGLPFKRLKISVKDNMVTAEGEVEKQEHAEKIVLAIGNVEGVDQVENKMQVIEPAPQAQFHTVVSGDNLSKISKKFYGDPNKYMIIFEANKPMLTHPDKIYPGQVLRIPPLA, from the coding sequence ATGGGTATATTCTCATTTATCAAAGGTGCCGGGGAGAAAATTTTCGGTAAAAAAGAAAAAGAAGCTCCTAAGGAAGAAATTCCTACCATCAGAGCAGCTGCTTTACTTGAACATGTAAAAAGCTTGGGTCTTCCATTTAAAAGACTTAAAATCAGCGTCAAAGATAACATGGTAACCGCTGAAGGAGAAGTGGAAAAACAGGAACATGCCGAAAAAATCGTTTTGGCAATTGGAAACGTAGAAGGCGTGGATCAGGTAGAAAATAAAATGCAAGTAATTGAACCCGCTCCCCAAGCACAGTTTCATACTGTGGTAAGCGGTGACAACCTCTCCAAAATTTCTAAAAAATTCTATGGTGATCCTAATAAGTACATGATCATTTTTGAAGCCAATAAGCCGATGTTGACACATCCGGATAAAATCTATCCAGGCCAGGTCTTAAGAATACCTCCGCTTGCATAA
- a CDS encoding 3'-5' exonuclease has translation MSAFFNGLENILFLDIETASLEADFSSLPERMKSEWLKKENHIKSKAEEIEPGSLFFNKAGIYAEFGKVICIGVGYFHFMEESGKLEFRTKSFCADNEYDTLEGFVQLLGKKPWILCAHNGKEFDFPYLSRRILVNRLPLPEPLQIAGKKPWELRHLDTLELWKFGDYKHYTRLELLAAIFDIPTSKESIDGSQVNEAYYLQGNLQGIREYCLRDVWVTAQVYMAFQGLPPDMEVQVINKDAEPSG, from the coding sequence ATGTCGGCCTTTTTTAACGGACTGGAGAACATCCTTTTTTTAGATATTGAAACAGCCTCTTTGGAAGCGGATTTTTCTTCACTTCCAGAAAGGATGAAATCAGAATGGCTTAAAAAAGAAAACCACATCAAGTCCAAAGCAGAAGAAATTGAACCCGGTTCCCTATTTTTCAATAAAGCAGGTATCTATGCTGAATTTGGAAAAGTAATCTGCATCGGGGTAGGTTATTTTCATTTTATGGAAGAAAGTGGCAAACTGGAATTCCGCACCAAAAGCTTCTGCGCAGACAATGAATATGACACCCTAGAAGGTTTTGTCCAACTTCTGGGAAAAAAGCCCTGGATTCTCTGTGCCCATAATGGCAAAGAATTTGATTTTCCATATTTAAGCCGAAGAATTTTAGTCAACCGTCTACCCCTTCCAGAACCCTTGCAAATAGCAGGCAAAAAACCATGGGAATTGCGCCATTTGGATACTTTGGAGTTATGGAAGTTTGGAGATTATAAGCATTACACCAGACTGGAACTTTTGGCTGCCATTTTTGATATCCCAACCTCGAAAGAAAGTATTGATGGCTCACAGGTCAATGAAGCTTATTACCTTCAGGGGAATCTTCAGGGAATCCGGGAATACTGCCTCAGGGACGTATGGGTAACTGCCCAGGTTTACATGGCTTTTCAAGGACTTCCCCCCGATATGGAAGTGCAGGTAATCAATAAGGATGCAGAACCTTCTGGTTAA
- the lipB gene encoding lipoyl(octanoyl) transferase LipB has translation MNQVINKKVKFLDLGTKDYKETWDFQEEIFAQIVNKKIQNRKLTPEEQEVTENYLLFVEHPHVYTLGKSGELSHLLLDEAGLAEKQATFYKINRGGDITYHGPGQLVGYPILDLENFFTDIHKYLRLLEEAIILTLAEYGIEAGRIDGLTGVWLDTVEQKNPRKICAMGVKSSRWVTMHGFAFNINANIDYFNNIVPCGIPDKAVTSMHLELGKAIDENEVKEKVKKHIADLFEMELI, from the coding sequence GTGAATCAAGTTATCAATAAAAAAGTAAAATTTCTAGACCTGGGAACTAAAGATTACAAAGAAACCTGGGATTTTCAGGAGGAAATTTTCGCCCAAATAGTAAATAAAAAAATCCAAAACAGGAAACTTACTCCTGAAGAACAGGAGGTAACTGAAAACTACCTGCTGTTTGTAGAGCATCCTCATGTATACACGCTGGGAAAAAGCGGGGAATTGTCCCATCTTTTACTCGATGAGGCGGGTCTTGCGGAAAAGCAGGCTACTTTCTACAAAATCAACCGGGGAGGAGATATTACTTATCATGGTCCTGGTCAATTGGTGGGGTATCCTATTCTTGATCTGGAAAATTTTTTTACAGACATCCATAAATACCTCAGGCTTTTGGAAGAAGCCATTATTTTAACTTTGGCGGAATATGGTATTGAAGCCGGAAGAATTGATGGACTTACAGGTGTTTGGTTAGATACTGTAGAACAAAAAAATCCTAGAAAAATATGTGCCATGGGGGTCAAATCCAGCAGATGGGTGACCATGCATGGCTTTGCATTTAACATCAATGCCAATATCGATTACTTCAACAATATTGTACCTTGCGGTATCCCTGATAAAGCAGTTACGTCTATGCATCTGGAGCTGGGAAAAGCAATTGATGAAAATGAAGTCAAAGAAAAAGTAAAAAAACATATAGCTGATCTGTTTGAAATGGAGCTGATTTGA
- a CDS encoding YraN family protein → MAEHTQKGKLAEELAKDWLIGRGYEFMEANYRYKHAEIDLIFKHKGLLVFVEVKFRSGTGYGYAEEFVDFTKRKLIVKAADQFIHEKDWHYDIRFDIVGVYKDKSGHFHFKQFEDAFY, encoded by the coding sequence ATGGCAGAGCACACTCAAAAAGGAAAGCTGGCCGAGGAGCTGGCGAAAGATTGGCTGATAGGTAGAGGGTATGAATTTATGGAGGCCAATTATAGGTACAAACATGCTGAAATAGACCTGATCTTTAAACATAAAGGATTATTGGTATTTGTAGAAGTCAAGTTCCGTTCAGGAACAGGCTATGGCTATGCCGAAGAGTTTGTTGACTTTACCAAGCGAAAATTAATCGTCAAAGCTGCCGACCAATTCATTCACGAAAAAGATTGGCATTATGACATCCGCTTTGATATTGTGGGAGTTTATAAAGACAAAAGTGGACACTTTCACTTTAAGCAGTTTGAAGACGCCTTTTATTAG
- a CDS encoding YraN family protein — protein MSQCRSQEKGKLAEELAKDWLIGRGYEFMEANYRYKHAEIDLIFKHKGLLVFVEVKFRSGTGYGYAEEFVDFTKRKLIVKAADQFIHEKDWHYDIRFDIVGVYKDKSGHFHFKQFEDAFY, from the coding sequence GTGTCCCAGTGTCGAAGTCAGGAAAAAGGAAAGCTGGCCGAGGAGCTGGCGAAAGATTGGCTGATAGGTAGAGGGTATGAATTTATGGAGGCCAATTATAGGTACAAACATGCTGAAATAGACCTGATCTTTAAACATAAAGGATTATTGGTATTTGTAGAAGTCAAGTTCCGTTCAGGAACAGGCTATGGCTATGCCGAAGAGTTTGTTGACTTTACCAAGCGAAAATTAATCGTCAAAGCTGCCGACCAATTCATTCACGAAAAAGATTGGCATTATGACATCCGCTTTGATATTGTGGGAGTTTATAAAGACAAAAGTGGACACTTTCACTTTAAGCAGTTTGAAGACGCCTTTTATTAG
- a CDS encoding c-type cytochrome, whose protein sequence is MKKFLKIMAYFASGLIALIIIAVAYISLALPNVGPAPEDLKVEITPEKVAHGKYLANHVMLCADCHSVRDFSLFSGPPVPGTEMTGGERFDQTMGFPGVFISANITPFGIGDWTDGEIFRLITTGVRKDGSPIFPVMPYHSYGLIDQEDIEAVIAYLRTLEPVETAHPKSKADFPFNFILRTMPAKAQLTKKPDPSDLVAYGGYLVNASACADCHTKFENGSYTGERLAGGRSFEMPNGTLTTSNLTPHPSGLGNWTKEMFVQRFKMYGEHYVPEKVGADDFQTIMPWMMYAGMRESDLEAIFAYLQSLPPVENYIEKFKPNI, encoded by the coding sequence ATGAAAAAGTTTTTAAAGATCATGGCTTATTTTGCCAGCGGACTGATAGCATTGATTATTATAGCTGTGGCTTATATCAGTTTGGCGCTTCCTAATGTAGGTCCTGCCCCCGAAGATCTTAAAGTGGAAATAACCCCTGAAAAAGTAGCACATGGAAAATATTTAGCTAATCATGTCATGTTATGTGCTGACTGCCATTCGGTCAGGGATTTCAGTCTGTTTTCCGGCCCACCAGTTCCCGGTACGGAAATGACAGGAGGAGAAAGATTTGACCAGACCATGGGCTTCCCCGGAGTCTTTATTTCCGCCAATATCACTCCATTTGGTATAGGAGACTGGACGGATGGCGAGATTTTTAGACTGATAACTACTGGTGTAAGAAAAGATGGCTCCCCCATTTTCCCTGTAATGCCCTATCACAGTTATGGCTTGATCGATCAAGAGGATATCGAGGCCGTAATTGCTTATTTACGGACTCTAGAGCCAGTTGAAACCGCCCATCCTAAATCAAAGGCCGATTTCCCATTCAACTTCATTTTGAGGACAATGCCGGCAAAAGCACAGCTGACCAAAAAACCGGATCCATCAGATTTAGTAGCATATGGAGGGTATTTGGTCAATGCCTCTGCCTGCGCTGATTGCCACACCAAATTCGAAAATGGAAGCTATACGGGTGAACGATTGGCCGGGGGAAGGTCATTTGAAATGCCAAACGGTACTTTGACAACCTCCAACCTCACGCCCCATCCAAGCGGTTTGGGAAATTGGACAAAAGAAATGTTTGTCCAAAGATTTAAAATGTATGGTGAGCATTATGTTCCTGAAAAAGTGGGAGCAGATGATTTCCAGACTATCATGCCCTGGATGATGTATGCCGGCATGAGGGAAAGTGATTTAGAGGCCATTTTTGCTTATCTTCAATCCTTGCCACCAGTTGAAAACTATATCGAAAAATTCAAACCTAATATTTGA